CAGGCGCCAGGTTTTAAAAGAAATCCAACCGCGTTGGAAAAAGGACCAACAGGTATAGAAAACCACGGGCAGGGATAGAAATAATTGTATCCAGCCTGACCAATCCAGTGGAATTACTTTTCCGATCGGATTACCGGGAAGCATTTCTCCCATGGATAGAATAAATATCGGAACCGTAAACAGGATGGATAGCCACAGTTTCATCCGGAGATCTTTATAAGTTCTATCATCGTCGGCATCATTTCCCCCAGCGATAGAGACAAGATCCATACCACAGATCGGGCAGTTTCCGGGATGATCCTGAACAATTTCGGGGTGCATCGGACAGCTGTATTGTGTGTTTTTGGTTAATTCGGGGACTTTCTCCAAGTTCATACCACAAACTGGACAGTTGCCCAGTTGATCATAGAGCTTGTCGCCCTCACAATGCATGGGACAGTAGTATTTTCCGGCTGAACCCGCTTTCTGTTGGTTGGATTTTGCAGCGGCAGAATGGTCGTTGTGGGCATGCTTATGCTGGTCATGTCTATGTTGTACCGATTCATGTTGGTGATGGTCATGATCCTGTGCTCCAGATTGATGTTGTTGTCCAGTATGATTATGCTGCTGTTCCATCTTTGTCTGTGCGACAACCATTGGAGCTTGGTCCGCGTTGTGCGTATGATCAGGATAATGATGTTTGTTTTCATTATTTTCCATCAGTACAAGGTACATCCCACAAACAGGGCAGCGCCCTGGTTGATCGTAGCTTTTATCACCTTCGCAGTGCATGGGGCAATAGTATTTGCTTGACGCAGATAGCTTTGGTTGTTCCGCATCTGAGGTTTCTTGTACAGACTTATTTAGTTCGCCGATATGATAATTACCTAATTTAGTGAGGGTTTTCTGTAGTTGTCCCATCGAAATTTCTTTTGCAGATTTTATTGTCAGTAGCGGTGGATCTAGTGTCACTTTAGCCTGAACTCCAGGAAGCTGATTGATGGCATTCTCAATTGTTGTTCTACACCCGTCACAGGACATGCCTGAAAGTTTATATTGGTATTGCATAGCATTTTGTTGTACAATAAATTTAAGGGTTATTGCTTGGGTAATGTTATACTTTTACACTGTTTATTTGTAATATTTCAAAGCGTATACCCATTCTTTCGGAAAGGAAATCAATTTGTTGGATAAACGATGATCTTGATATCACACCTAAAATAAACAAACAAAGTGGGCTATTTGTTTAGCGTGATAATACCCAACGAAGCAGGAGCGGCGACGGGGAGGATAAAGGATGAGCTAAGCTGTGTTGGGGATCAAGGCCGGCTTCTAGGAAAGCAGCATGGCTTCTGGATGCTTCATTAAGCTCTGGACAGTTAGTTTGTCCGCTAACAATGCTTCGTGAAAAGGTGCTGGAACCATTATTTTAAAGGTCTTACGCGCTGTTTTAACAAAAAAAAGTGCACCATGGCTGACCTGCTTGTCATCAATAATCAATGTATGTTGTGTAACAAGTTGGCTGCCTAGTTTTTCCTTTTCAACGAGCTGTATAAGTTGTTGCATTGTATCAATCTGTTTTGCCAAAATTACCAAATACTTATCATTTTTTAGTTTTTTTTTATTTGGCAATATTTAAAAAATATCTACTTCTGGCTGTGCTTTGTTATCTTTTTGTAGTTGATAATCGTTTTAGCAAATGAATGTTTTCAAGGAAATACGCAATCGATTGCGTATTTCGTCTGCTAAAGTTTAGCTGAACAGGGGTTTGGCTTTGCTAAAATATGTTTTACTTTTTTAGCTTTGTGCAACAAATATCCAATAAAACACTATTATGAGTGGTATAACAACACTAGGTCAATTTATTATTGAAAAACAAGCCGATTTCCCATACGCGAAAGGCGAGCTGTCCAGACTCTTGCGTGATATCGGAATTGCAGCAAAAATTGTTAACAGAGAAGTCAATAAGGCTGGATTGGTTGATATTCTGGGGGATGCGGGTCAGACCAATATTCAGGGGGAGGGACAGAAAAAGCTGGATGTGTACGCTGATGAGCAATTTATTAAAGCACTTCAAAGTGGGGGAGAATGCTGTGTGGTTGCCTCTGAGGAACATGAAAATCCAGTTTACATGCAGTCTGGAGTTTCTAAAAATGCAAAATATATTGTTTGTATAGATCCACTGGATGGTTCGAGTAATATTGATGTGAATGTTTCTGTAGGTACCATTTTTTCGATTTATCGTCGGCTTTCGGATACCGGAGTATCGTGCAATAGCAATGATATTCTGCAACATGGAACCAAGCAGGTTGCAGCAGGATATGTCATTTATGGAAGTTCAACAATGTTGGTTTATACCACTGGGAAGGGCGTGAATGGTTTTACATTGGATCCTTCGATTGGTGAATTCTGCCTATCACATCCCGATATGAAGATTCCCGAAGCTGGCCATATTTATTCGATCAATGAGGGAAACTATTCTAAATTTCCGAACGGCGTTAAGCAATATATCAAATACTGCCAAATGGAAGATGCTTCTACCCAGCGCCCCTATGCGTCACGTTATATTGGTTCTATGGTTGCCGACATTCATCGTAATCTATTGAAAGGAGGGATATTTCTTTATCCAACCACCTCTGCCCATCCGAATGGAAAATTACGATTGATGTATGAGTGTAATCCGATCGCTTTTATTATTGAACAAGCCGGAGGTAAAGCGACCAATGGATATCAACGTATTTTAGATATTGAACCAAAGACATTACACCAACGAACAGCAGCTTTTCTGGGGAACTCCGAGATGGTCGAACTCCTCGAAGATTTCCTGGAAAAATATCAGTAATTCATTCTGTAGTGATTCAATGACAGGTAAAATTCGTTTGCCAATTAGAATTATTTATCTTTGTGATCAGAAAATGGCTTCATTATTGCGAAGCCATTTCTTTTTCATTATTTGTTGTATGTTACGTATTTTAGTTTTTATTTCCTTCGTTTCAATTGTATTTTTTTCCTGTAAAGAGAATCTTCCGACTTATGGCGATGTGCTCGCAAAGGGTTTTGAGCAAAAATCCTATAAAGAATTTGATACAACTGCCTATCTGAAGGTATTCCATGAGGTGTATAGTAAACAGAAGTCCAAACTGCATAATCCGAGTTGGATGAAGGAGTTGTCTGACTCTACCGAGGGGATGACTTTAATCGCTGGCCATCTATTCGATGGCAGTATTGATACCCTATTGAATTATTTTGAACGAAGCGAAGAACATGGAATTCGTAGCAGTTACTTTCATACAACAGAGATCAAGGAAACTTTATTTTCTCTTCGTAAACTGAAGCCTAAGGATGTAGCGGAATCTTATCCGCTTCTGGCCAAATTGGATCTTTTAGGGACAGATGGCTTAGTGGCTTATGTAAGCAGTATAAAATATGGTGTAATCAACCCAAAACGTTTATATGGAAGGTATTTTGTTCCTCAGAAACGTATGAACTATGCTGGCGTTGTGCATCTATTGGATAGTGTGGAGATTGGACCATTAATGGCTGGAATTCAACCAAAAAACCAGTATTACATTCAATTTCAGGATTTGTTGGAGAACGGTAACCTGGATAATGCGCAAAGAACGAAAGTATTGATGGTACTTGAAAAATTACGTTGGATGGGGGAGTCTTTCCCCGAGAAATATGTTATTGTCAATATTCCTGAACAGCGACTACACATCATGGAAGATGGAAAAACCAGCCAATTGATGAATGTGTGTGTTGGTGAAACGGATAACCCGGCATATACCCGTAAAGGTGAAAACCATGAAACTCCGGTCATGCAGGGCATCTTGGATGCCATGCAGGTCAATCCTGTATGGAATATCCCAAGTAGTATTGTGAAAAAAGAATTATTGGCAAGTGTACGGAACAATCCCAACTATCTAGCTTCACGTAATATGGTGGCATATTATAAAGGAAAGCAGGTGGATCCCAGTACCGTAAATTGGCAATCCGATTCGGTGGAGAAATTCCGTTTTAAACAAAATCCGGGTTCAGACAATTCGTTGGGTAATGTGAAATTTTTGTTTGAAAATGCTTATTCGATCTATCTCCATGATACACCTGCCAAACAAATGTTTGGACAGACTAACCGCGCTGTGAGCCATGGTTGTGTGCGCGTTGAAAAACCCGTAGACCTGGCCGGTTACCTAGTCAATAATGAAAAGCAGGCTGAGAAGATTGCAAAAGAGATTACAACGGATTCTATCACCAAGTCGCGTTGGGTAACACTGAAACGTCAGATGCCTGTATACTTGACTTATTATACCACCTGGCTTGACGATGATGGTAAAATGGTTTCTTATCCAGATATCTATGGGTATGACCCACGTCTGAAGGAGGCGATGAAAAAATATTGGACAAATTAAAAAAAGACCTAACCGGAAGACGGTTAGGTCTTTTTTCTAATCGTTTGGTTTGTCTTAGTATTCGGAGTTGTAGGCTAGAGCCAAACGGATAAAAGGATAATCTTTATTGACATTGTTATGGTCTTGGTAATGGCCTTCAAGTCTAAAATATCCGGAGTAAAGGTTGACCCCAAAGTTTTTCCAGATCCGCACAGATGCACTGGTGGATGCGGTATGAAGATAGTGGTGAGATTTGTTGCCACTGATTGTGACGAAATATCCACCACGGTAATCTATACCAAATTTGAAGCGATTTAGCGTACTTAGTGTTGCTGATGCCCGGACATCTGCTCCGGGGCCATAATCGTAGGTACGACTTTCGCCAAAATGAAGATAGGGATCTGGTACTGCGGCCAGTACGACTGGGCCACCACCCAGAATGGTGGTCAACTTGGTCCGTTTACTGATGTTATAATTGGAAAAAATATTGTAATTGATGCTTTGTGATCCATAATAGAACGCTTCATTACGCAAAAAATCAAAATGAGCGGAAACGATACCACGATGTCGGCCTGTTAAATTGGATAATATTCGATTCCCATAGAGAGAAGCGTAAACATTAACTGCATTGACCATAGAGCTGTCATCTGATCCAATCTCAAGATTTAGAAAGAAGTCGTCAAATGGTTTCTTTTTATCGACATCATCGTTGTTGTAAATCAGTTTAATGCGCGCATAGATATCATTCTTTCCCCGGCTCAGGACGTTATGCTCCTTGGCATCAAATCTGCGGATCCCCAGCTCCACTTCGGTATGAACCAAAGAACTGTCAATCACGGCACCTTTGGTTGTATTTCCCCAACGGCCATCGAGCAGCCGATTTAAACCATTCATCGGATTGATCAACATCGCCAAAATTTCCTTTTTATTACGTTGTCCTTTTGTAAGACTTGGTCTGGCGAGCACATGGTGTGAAAGACGATGAGTCATCTCACCGAGAATTGTTCCGCCAAAACTGGTATTGATAATATCGTTGATCGAAGGCGGTTCTGTTTCACCTGCTGTCTCCCAGATATAACTTCCGGCAACTGTCGCAAGCGTAGACTGTAGGAAACTAAAATTGTTGGATCGGAATGAATTGAAATAGAACTGACCATGGTAAGGGTGGGCGATCTGATTTGTAGCAAAGAGATTGTCATCCCAGGTCCAAGCGGAAAACTTCAAATGACTGAAGAAATTTTTGAAGGAAATATGGGAGACAGGATCTTTCCGTATGAAATAATTGACTGAAGCAGGTATGGCCTGAATAGAAAACCATTCGATTCCAGCCCGTAGAAAGTTTTTCTTTTGATAATTTACGATACTATCGGGTAATTTGGCATTGATCCGATCGGAAATCCATTTCGTCTGTTGCATGGATACGGTGATGCTATCCGTCATTTTTTTCGAGGGGCCGATAGGAATTATGCTGTCTGTTGATGATTTTAGCTGCGTACTATCTGTTAGCAATGAGGGATTTAAGATTGAAAATGGTACGACAAACTGACTTGTATAATTGGATCCGCTAGCTGTGGAATTAGCAAATACCAAGGTTCCAAAAAGAGGGGTAAATAGATTTATAAATAAAAATAAAATAGAACGATATGTACCTGAATGCTGTTTCATAAGGGCTAATATACTGTTTTGCAATAAAACTTGTAATGAATAACAAATAGTTGTTAAAAGTGTTTTTAGGATTGTGATTTCTTTGTGTTTTAGCAGCGCATAGCTTGCTGATTTGCGGTACGGATTGTTACCTTTGCAGGGCTTTATAACTGTTCAACTGATTTTGATATGAACAATACCTTTGAATTTTTTAATGTGCGATCCATCAATTTTAAGAACGAGCTATTTGCTGGTTTGACGGTTGCCATGACCATGATACCGGAATCACTTTCATTTGCAATATTAGCGGGCTTACCTCCTCTGACGGGGCTGTATGCGGCCTTTTTAATGGGGCTTGTGACAGCTGTTTTGGGAGGAAGACCAGGGATGGTATCTGGTGGCGCCGGTGCGACTATTGTTGTTCTGATGGCGCTTGCTGCAAGTCATGGTATCGATTATCTTTTCGCCGCTGTGGTCCTGGCAGGTCTATTGCAATTTTTGGTCGGTCTTTTTAAATGGGGTAAATTTGTTCGGCTGATTCCGCAGCCCGTTATGTATGGTTTCTTGAACGGATTGGCCATTATTATTTTCATGGCACAAGTTGTCCAATTTAAAGTGAGCAGTGGAACAGGTACAGCATGGATGTCGGGGGCGACACTATATATTATGGGGGGACTTACATTGTTAACGATGTTGATTGTGATCGGTTTTCCCCGGCTGACAAAAGCAATTCCTGCTTCGTTAATCGCTATTTTAGTCGTTTTTGGTCTTGTTTCCCTGCTGGGTATCGAAACCAAGAAGGTCGTGGACATCGCTTCAGTCAGCGGATCACTACCACATTTTCATCTGCCCAATGTTCCCTGGAATTGGGAGACATTGCAATTGATCTTTCCATATTCCCTGGTGATGGCTGCTGTGGGACTTGTTGAGTCTCTTTTAACCCTTAATATGGTCGATGAAATTACAGCTAGCAAGGGGGACGCAAATCGTGAGTCCATGGCGCAGGGGATAGCAAATACGGTTAACGGATTTTTTGGTGGAATGGGAGGATGTGCCATGGTGGCCCAGACGCTGGTGAATCTGAATGCCGGTGCACGGACCCGACTATCTGCTTTTATCGGTGCCATA
The window above is part of the Sphingobacterium sp. ML3W genome. Proteins encoded here:
- a CDS encoding DUF3943 domain-containing protein; the encoded protein is MKQHSGTYRSILFLFINLFTPLFGTLVFANSTASGSNYTSQFVVPFSILNPSLLTDSTQLKSSTDSIIPIGPSKKMTDSITVSMQQTKWISDRINAKLPDSIVNYQKKNFLRAGIEWFSIQAIPASVNYFIRKDPVSHISFKNFFSHLKFSAWTWDDNLFATNQIAHPYHGQFYFNSFRSNNFSFLQSTLATVAGSYIWETAGETEPPSINDIINTSFGGTILGEMTHRLSHHVLARPSLTKGQRNKKEILAMLINPMNGLNRLLDGRWGNTTKGAVIDSSLVHTEVELGIRRFDAKEHNVLSRGKNDIYARIKLIYNNDDVDKKKPFDDFFLNLEIGSDDSSMVNAVNVYASLYGNRILSNLTGRHRGIVSAHFDFLRNEAFYYGSQSINYNIFSNYNISKRTKLTTILGGGPVVLAAVPDPYLHFGESRTYDYGPGADVRASATLSTLNRFKFGIDYRGGYFVTISGNKSHHYLHTASTSASVRIWKNFGVNLYSGYFRLEGHYQDHNNVNKDYPFIRLALAYNSEY
- a CDS encoding SulP family inorganic anion transporter; translated protein: MNNTFEFFNVRSINFKNELFAGLTVAMTMIPESLSFAILAGLPPLTGLYAAFLMGLVTAVLGGRPGMVSGGAGATIVVLMALAASHGIDYLFAAVVLAGLLQFLVGLFKWGKFVRLIPQPVMYGFLNGLAIIIFMAQVVQFKVSSGTGTAWMSGATLYIMGGLTLLTMLIVIGFPRLTKAIPASLIAILVVFGLVSLLGIETKKVVDIASVSGSLPHFHLPNVPWNWETLQLIFPYSLVMAAVGLVESLLTLNMVDEITASKGDANRESMAQGIANTVNGFFGGMGGCAMVAQTLVNLNAGARTRLSAFIGAITILVIILVGAPFIEQIPMAALVGVMMMVAIGTFQWVSFRIINKFPKSDIFVGILVAGITVLLHNLALAVLVGVVVSALVFAWDNAKRIRARKYLDQDGIKHYEIYGPLFFGSTANFLDKFDISEDPDRVILDFKESRVVDMSAVDALNKITERYAAQRKKIELWHLSEDCRSLLKNAEGIAIVNIMEDPTYQVMPGK
- the fbp gene encoding class 1 fructose-bisphosphatase — translated: MSGITTLGQFIIEKQADFPYAKGELSRLLRDIGIAAKIVNREVNKAGLVDILGDAGQTNIQGEGQKKLDVYADEQFIKALQSGGECCVVASEEHENPVYMQSGVSKNAKYIVCIDPLDGSSNIDVNVSVGTIFSIYRRLSDTGVSCNSNDILQHGTKQVAAGYVIYGSSTMLVYTTGKGVNGFTLDPSIGEFCLSHPDMKIPEAGHIYSINEGNYSKFPNGVKQYIKYCQMEDASTQRPYASRYIGSMVADIHRNLLKGGIFLYPTTSAHPNGKLRLMYECNPIAFIIEQAGGKATNGYQRILDIEPKTLHQRTAAFLGNSEMVELLEDFLEKYQ
- a CDS encoding L,D-transpeptidase family protein codes for the protein MLRILVFISFVSIVFFSCKENLPTYGDVLAKGFEQKSYKEFDTTAYLKVFHEVYSKQKSKLHNPSWMKELSDSTEGMTLIAGHLFDGSIDTLLNYFERSEEHGIRSSYFHTTEIKETLFSLRKLKPKDVAESYPLLAKLDLLGTDGLVAYVSSIKYGVINPKRLYGRYFVPQKRMNYAGVVHLLDSVEIGPLMAGIQPKNQYYIQFQDLLENGNLDNAQRTKVLMVLEKLRWMGESFPEKYVIVNIPEQRLHIMEDGKTSQLMNVCVGETDNPAYTRKGENHETPVMQGILDAMQVNPVWNIPSSIVKKELLASVRNNPNYLASRNMVAYYKGKQVDPSTVNWQSDSVEKFRFKQNPGSDNSLGNVKFLFENAYSIYLHDTPAKQMFGQTNRAVSHGCVRVEKPVDLAGYLVNNEKQAEKIAKEITTDSITKSRWVTLKRQMPVYLTYYTTWLDDDGKMVSYPDIYGYDPRLKEAMKKYWTN